In Acidobacteriota bacterium, a single window of DNA contains:
- a CDS encoding DNA-3-methyladenine glycosylase 2 family protein: MRLALEDLVGRDSRLAAILERLGPPPLWRREPGFPTLVHMILEQQVSLASARAVFDRLLRSVAELTPERFAALQADELRGLGFSRQKIRYCHGLAAALLDGSLDLSKLDEMENEDVRRELVRLPGIGPWTAEVYLLMALGRPDAWPVGDLALAVAAQDVLELEERPSASELEELGEAWRPWRAVAARVLWHHYLGGV, from the coding sequence TTGAGGTTGGCCCTCGAGGACCTGGTGGGGCGGGATTCTCGTTTGGCGGCAATTCTGGAGCGACTGGGACCACCACCGCTGTGGCGACGGGAGCCTGGCTTCCCGACTCTGGTGCACATGATCCTCGAACAACAGGTGTCGCTGGCCTCGGCACGGGCAGTCTTTGACCGGCTGCTGAGGTCGGTTGCGGAGCTGACACCGGAACGTTTCGCTGCGCTGCAAGCCGATGAGCTGCGCGGCCTGGGCTTCAGCCGGCAGAAGATTCGCTACTGCCACGGGCTGGCGGCCGCTTTGCTGGACGGCTCCCTCGATCTCTCGAAGCTGGACGAGATGGAGAATGAGGACGTCCGGCGGGAGCTCGTTCGGTTGCCGGGGATCGGCCCATGGACCGCGGAGGTCTACTTGCTGATGGCCTTGGGGCGGCCCGACGCCTGGCCGGTGGGGGACCTGGCGTTGGCGGTGGCGGCTCAGGACGTGCTGGAGCTGGAGGAGCGTCCGTCGGCTTCTGAGCTGGAAGAGCTGGGGGAAGCCTGGCGGCCCTGGCGGGCGGTGGCAGCAAGGGTTCTTTGGCACCACTACTTGGGTGGGGTTTAG